In Banduia mediterranea, the DNA window AAGCTCGCCGACCGCTGCGCCCAGGATGGCGCCGGCGATCACGACCAACATCTCGTTCTCCTTGAAGGCGGGGCGCAATACCGATTCGAATTCCTCTGGGGACAATTTGTTCATCCGCGACAGGATCGTCGAATTGATGTCCAGTGCATCCAGCGCATACTGCTCGACCGTCTTCGACGCCTCCGGGATCAGATCGACGATACGCTGGGCCACCAGTTTGCGCAACTCTTCGTAGCGTTCATGGCCCAACGCCATGACCACCACGGGCTGGGTCCAGCCGAGCCGTTCGTCGATCGCATCACGCACCCGCCGGTGCACGAGCTCGACGATGCGATCCAGCGCCGGCCCGCGCAGCAGCTCTTCGATCATGTGGGCCGGCGTCAACAGTTCGTTGGCCATCAGGCTTGCGTACTCACGGGCCACCTCGTCCTGGCGCGCAAGGAACTTGCCCTGGACAGTGAATCCCATGATCTTCTTGGGATACAGCGGCCTGAACAGCAACTGCAGGGCCACCCAGTCGCTCACGAAACCGATCAGGCCACCGAACAGGGGCATCAGCAGCGGCTCGTGCCAGGTAATCCAGCAGCCCAGTTGCACCAGACCGATGCCCAGGCCGAACCAGAAGCCGATGTTGCGGAAAAAGCGCAGTTCCGGCCCGCCGACACGCCAGAAAATCTCGTTGAGCTTGGCCTTGTCGCGGATCAGGTTCTCCGTCACCACGCGGCGAATGTCGAAGTACTCGGTAACGTTGCCGGACGCCGAATTCCAGGACTCGACCACGATGCCCGGAATCTCGCTCTGGTAGCGCTCGATCAGCCGGCGTCGCCAGGACAGCGGCATCCGCGTCCAGAACCCAGGGAAGTAGCTCTCACCGATCTCGCGTATCAGCGACTCGGACGCCCGCATCAGCGGCTTCTGCAACTCCAGCATCATCCGGTCCGGATCCAGGCGCTCGAACAGCTCGTTGGAGTCGAGCAGGCGGGAGGCCATGAGATCCGCCGACAGCGCAGCGATCTTCTCCGCCTTGCGCGGCAGGATGCCCTGCCAGCCGAGCCACGGCCGGATGCCGACGAACTCCAGCGGCCGAAAAATCATCTGCACGGCCAGGGACTTGGTCACATAGCCGACCATCCCGGCGACCAAAGGGATCGCGAGATAAACCCACAAGTTCTCCTGCAACTCGGCAACCAGCCCCGAAAGGTTCATTGACTCTCCAAAATCATGCGGATTCCGAGGCGCTTGGGCGCAAATGCCGCACCTATCGAACCGAGTAGCATACCCAGCTTGGTCAGGTCATGGTGTACCGCAAAGGGCGATCCGCGCATCGATCAGACCGTCAATTTGCGTCGGGGAGTACTCCAGTGCCGCCAGCACCTCGCGCGTGTGTTGTCCGAGGCTGGGCGCGGCCGCCTGTGCCTTGCCCGGCGTGCGCGAGAGCTTGACGGGAACGCCCAGACCGCGCTGCCCGCCTTCGAGCGCGACGACCATCTCGCGATGCCGCGTATGCGGGTGTTCGAGCACCTGCGGCAGTTGATTCACTGACCCTGCGGGTACGCCGGCCTTGAGCAGCGATTCACAAAGCGCCGCGGCATCATGCTGCGCCAGCAGTCCTTCGATTGAGGCCCGCAGCGTCTCCCGGTTGCGGTTGCGTTGCGCGTTGCCGACGTAGCGTGGGTCGGTCGCAAGCTCCGGCACGCCGACGAATTCACAGAACTTGCGAAACTGCCCGTCGTTGCCGATGCCCAGAAAAATATCGCCGCTCCGGGTGCTGAATTTGTCGTAGGGAACAACATTGGGATGTCCGCTGCCGACCAAGGCCGGCACCTGACCGTTGACGAACCAGTTTGCCGCGTGCGGATGCAGCAGGCCGACGGCGGTATCGAACAGGGTCGTGTCAACGAACTGGCCAACACCCGAACGCTGCCGTTCCGCCAGCGCCAGCAGGATACCGATCACGGCGTTGAGCCCGGTCGCCATATCGACGATGGGGATGCCGATGCGAGTCGGCCCGCTGGCCGGGTCGCCGTTGATGCTCATCAGGCCACCGATCGCCTGGGCAACGGCGTCGTATCCCGGTGCACCACCCAGCGGTCCATCCGC includes these proteins:
- a CDS encoding DUF445 family protein, whose product is MNLSGLVAELQENLWVYLAIPLVAGMVGYVTKSLAVQMIFRPLEFVGIRPWLGWQGILPRKAEKIAALSADLMASRLLDSNELFERLDPDRMMLELQKPLMRASESLIREIGESYFPGFWTRMPLSWRRRLIERYQSEIPGIVVESWNSASGNVTEYFDIRRVVTENLIRDKAKLNEIFWRVGGPELRFFRNIGFWFGLGIGLVQLGCWITWHEPLLMPLFGGLIGFVSDWVALQLLFRPLYPKKIMGFTVQGKFLARQDEVAREYASLMANELLTPAHMIEELLRGPALDRIVELVHRRVRDAIDERLGWTQPVVVMALGHERYEELRKLVAQRIVDLIPEASKTVEQYALDALDINSTILSRMNKLSPEEFESVLRPAFKENEMLVVIAGAILGAAVGELQVFLMLGGH
- a CDS encoding CaiB/BaiF CoA transferase family protein, which encodes MGWPPFPVRGGSLSGLKVLDLSRVLGGPYCTQILSDHGADVIKVEPPGGDETRTWGPPFVDGTASYFIGVNRNKRDIALDLSKPQGREVVLRLLAEADVLVENFKTGTMEKWGLGYEAMLRDRFPRLIYCRVSGFGADGPLGGAPGYDAVAQAIGGLMSINGDPASGPTRIGIPIVDMATGLNAVIGILLALAERQRSGVGQFVDTTLFDTAVGLLHPHAANWFVNGQVPALVGSGHPNVVPYDKFSTRSGDIFLGIGNDGQFRKFCEFVGVPELATDPRYVGNAQRNRNRETLRASIEGLLAQHDAAALCESLLKAGVPAGSVNQLPQVLEHPHTRHREMVVALEGGQRGLGVPVKLSRTPGKAQAAAPSLGQHTREVLAALEYSPTQIDGLIDARIALCGTP